AAGAACGTGCGGGAGTACATCGCGGACTGGATGCCGATGTCGCGGACCCGCTCGGCCCGGCCGGCGAACCGCCCGGCCTCGATCTCGGGCTGACCGAAGAGCTTCACCAGCAGCGCGCCGGCCACCCCGAACCGCTCGGTCATGGTCGCGTTCATCTTGGCGTCGAGGTTGTACGCCTCGCGGGTGATGTCGGCCAGCCGTCGACCGACCCGTCGGGCCGGAATGATGAAGATGGGCAGCAGCACCAGTGACAGCGCGGTGATCTGCCAGGAGAGGGTGAACATCACCGCTGCGGTGAGCACCAGTTGGATGACGTTGCTGACCACACCGGACAGGGTGGAGGTGAACGCCCGCTGGGCGCCGAGCACGTCGTTGTTGAGCCTGCTGACCAGGGCGCCGGTCTGGGTACGGGTGAAGAACTGCAACGGCATCCGCTGCACGTGGTCGTAGACCCGGGTGCGGAGGTTGAAGATGATGCCCTCGCCGATGCGCGCCGAATACCACCGCTGGGCCAGGGAGAGCAGCGCGTCGGCGACCGCCAGCGCGGCGATGAACAGGGCCAGCCGCACCACGAGCCGGCCGGCCTCGGTGCCACCCCGGTTGATCGCGTTGATCACGTCACCGGCCAGCACCGGGGTGGCGACGCCGATGATGGCGGCCAGCACCACGGTGGCCAGGAAGACGATGATGTCGCGCCGGTAGGGCTGGGCGAAGGCGACGATGCGTCGGGCCACCCCATGCTTCAGGCGGTGGGTGGAGACCTCGTCCCGGTTGCGCATCGACCGGAGCATGCTCCACCCGGCCATGCCACCTCCGGACATCGGGTTGGACATCGCTCACCTCCGGGTCGTCGGGCAGACCGCGCCGTCAGGTCAATTCTCCCGACGACTGTGACAACCTCGGTCGTAACCCGGATCTTCCCGTGCGGTCCTTACCTATTCTCCCCGGCCGGCCAGGTCGCGCAGCCGACGGGTCTGCGCCTCGCGCTCGGCGCGCTGCTGGTCGGCGTGCGACCGACCGGCCGCACCGGCGAGCAACGCCTTGATCTCCACCACCGCGTCGCGGGCCCCGGAGAGCAGGCCAGCGGTCAGGTCCTGGACCGCGCCGTCCAGCTCGGCTGGTGGCACCACCAGAGTGGCCAGCCCGATCCGGTCCGCCTCGGCGGCGTCCAACCGGCGGCCGGTGGCGCAGATCTCCAGCGCCCGCGCGTAACCGACCAGCTCGACGAGCCGTTTGGTGCCGGCCAGGTCGGGCACCAGGCCGAGGGTCACCTCGGCCATCGACAGTTTCGCGTCGGCGGCGAGGACACGCAGGTCACAGGCGAGGGCGAGCTGGAAGCCCGCACCGATCGCGTGACCCTGCACGGCCGCCACGGAGATGACGTCCGGCCGGTGCAGCCAGGTGAAGCCGCCCTGGAACTCCGCGATGCGCTCGGCGCACTCCTGCTCGGGCAGCGTGGCCAGCTCCGCGAACGAGCCCGGGCCGGACGCGCCAGCCACCGCGAGGTCGAGGCCGGCGGAGAACGCACGCCCCTCGCCCCGGACCACCACCACCCGCACGTCGCCGGGCAGGTCGCGGGAGAAGTCGCTCATCGCCTGCCACATGGCCGGCGTCTGAGCATTGAGCACGTCGGGCCGGCACAACGTCACCGTGGCGACCGGCCCGTCGCAAGTCAGCCGGACCCCGGTCGCCTCGGCGGTCACCGGACGGCCCGGGGAGCGGCGCTGCTGGACGACGCTGAGTGGCGGGTCACGCCTTCTTGCGGCGCCGGGCACCACCGCGCTGACGCAGCTGCACCCCGGACTCGGTGAGTACTCGGTGGATGAACCCGTAGGAACGGCCGGTCGAGGCCGCCAACGCGCGGATGCTCTCCCCCGAGGTGTACCGCTTTACCAGGTCCTTGGCGAGCGTCTGACGCTCGGCTCCGACGATCCGGCGACCCTTCTCAGTGCTGGTGGCTGTGCCAGTGGCTGCCATGCTGTGTCCTCACGTCCCAGACTGTGCGGTTCGGATACGGTCCCACCTATTAGACCGCCTCGAACGATCATGCGCCAGATATCAACTCTTCGCCAACCGACACGCTATGCAATGTCAGCTTCCCGATAGAGTGATCCTGGCGATCGGCCCCCGCGCTGCCTCCGGGCGTACCACCGTGGCACGGTGACGCCTGCCGACGACCCGTAGCCTTCGGTCGTGATCGACCTGTTGAGCACCGCGGGCGGAGCAGCAGTGGTCTTCGCCGCGACCGACATCGACGACATCGTCATCCTGACCCTGTTCTTCGTCGCGGCGCGCACCACCGGTCGACCCCACCCTTGGCAGATTGTCGCTGGTCAATACCTTGGAATCGGCGCGCTCGCGCTGGCCAGCGCGGTGGTCGCGGCGGGGCTGCTGGTCGTGCCGGACCCGTGGACGGGGCTGCTCGGCCTGCTGCCGATCGCGCTGGGCGTACGCGCGCTGCGCGCCTCTGACGACGACGTCACCCCCGCGGTCGTCACCGGAACGCTCGGTGTGGCCGGGGTGACGATCGCGAACGGCGCCGACAACGTGGCCGTCTACGTACCCGTCTTCCGGGCCCTCGGCGCGGCCGACAGCGCGGTGTTCCTCCTGGTCTTCGTGCTGCTCATCGCGCTGTGGTGTGCCGCCGGCGCCTGGCTGGGCGGGCACCCCCGGGTGGTCCGGCTGGTCGAACGCGCCGGCCACTGGCTGGTGCCGACCATCTTCATCGGCATCGGCGTGCTGATCCTGGTCAGCTCCGGTGTGCTCGGCCGGCTGGTCGACCTGCTCGGCTGAGGACGGCCCGGTCGACCGCCCGCAGGACGCGACGGCCGGGCCGGCGGCAGGCCGGGCCGGTCAGGCCAGCTCGACCAGTTCGAGCAGGTCGTCGCTCCAGGCGTCCTCGTCGCCGTCGGGCAGCAGGATCGCGCGGTCCGGCTTGAGCGCGAGCACCGCGCCCGGGTCGTGGGTGACCAGGACGATCGCACCCGGGTAGTTGGCGATCGCGTCGAGCACCTGCTCCCGGCTGACCGGGTCGAGGTTGTTCGTCGGCTCGTCGAGCAGCAGCACGTTGGCGCCGGAACAGACCAGGGTGGACAGCGCCAGCCGGGTCTTCTCGCCACCGGACAGCACCCCGGCCGGCTTGTTCACGTCGTCACCGGAGAAGAGGAACGCACCGAGGATCTTGCGCAGGTCGGTGTCGGACTGCTCGACGGCGGCGGCGCGCATGTTCTCCAGGACCGTCCGCTCCACGTCCAGCGTCTCGTGCTCCTGGGCGTAGTAGCCCAGCCGCAGGCCGTGACCCGCGTGCACCTCGCCGGTGTCCGGGCTGAGCAGACCGCCGAGCATCCGCAGCAGGGTCGTCTTGCCGGCGCCGTTGAGCCCCAGGATGGCCACCCGGGAGCCGCGGTCGACCGCGACGTTGACGTCGGTGAAGATCTCCAGCGAGCCGTACGACTTGGACAGGCCGGTCGCGGTGAGCGGGGTCTTGCCGCACGGCGCGGGGCTGGGGAAGCGCACCTTGGCCACCCGGTCGGAGACCCGCACCTCCTCCAGGCCGGAGATCAGCTTCTCGGCACGGCGGGCCATGTTCTGCGCGGCCACGGTCTTGGTGGCCTTCGCCCGCATCTTGTCGGCCTGCGCCATCAACGCGCCGGCCTTCTTCTCCGCGTTGGCCCGCTCCCGGCGTCGGCGCCGCTCGTCGGTCTCGCGTGCCTCCAGGTACGCCTTCCAGCCCAGGTTGTACACGTCGATGACCGACCGGGTGGCGTCGAGGAACCACACCTTGTTGACCACCGACTCCAGCAGGGCGCCGTCGTGGGAGATCACGATCAGGCCGCCCTTGTGGTTGGCGAGGAAGCCGCGCAGCCAGGTGATCGAGTCGGCGTCGAGGTGGTTCGTCGGCTCGTCGAGCAGCAGGATGCCGCCGCCGTTCTCGCCGGCGTCGCGGAACAGGATCCGAGCCAGCTCGATGCGGCGGCGCTGACCACCGGAGAGGGTGCCGATGGTCTGCGCGAGTGCCCGGTCCGGCAGGCCGAGGTTGGCGCAGATCCGGGCGGCTTCGGCCTCGGCCGCGTACCCACCCAGGGCGGCGAACTGGTCCTCCAGCGCGCCGTAGCGACGGACCAACTTGTCGCTGGCGTCCTCGGCGAGGCGGGCCTCGACCTCCTGCATCTGCGACATCAGGACGTCCAGGCCGCGTGCGGAGAGCACCCGGTCGCGACCGGTCGCCTCCAGATCGCCGGTGCGCGGGTCCTGCGGGAGGTAGCCGATGGCGCTGCGCTGGTCGATCTGGCCGCCGTACGGCTGACCCTCGCCGGCGAGCACCTTCAGCGTGGTGGTCTTGCCGGCGCCGTTGCGACCGACCAGGCCGATCCGGTCACCGGGCTGTACGCGCAGCGTGGTGTCGGACAGCAGGATCCGGGAACCGGCACGCAGTTCCAGGCCGGTGGCAGTGATCATGTTTTCGGGCTCGCTCTCGGGGTCTGGAAGGCTGACTCGGGGCACGCGAAACCGCCGGCGGGCTCAAGGGGCCCGACGGCGCGGGGCGGTTCAGCCTTCGCAGCGCAGCACCTGACAAGTGTACCGGGCGCCGCTGGAGGGCCCGCCCGGATTACCGATCAAGATCATCGGGTACCGGAAGCGCTGTCCGGACCCCGTCCGGCATTTACAGGACAGAACGACATTCAGACGACATTCACCGGCATACGGCGATCGGGGTCAGCATGGAACTCAACGAGCGGGCCGAGCTCGACACCTCCCAGGTCAACGACCGGGGTCGGGGCGGTGGAGGGGGCGGCGGCCTCGGCATTCCACTTCCCGGCGGCGGTGGTCGCGGCGGGCTCATCGGCATCGTGGTGGCTGTGCTGGTCGCACTGCTCGGCGGCGGGTTCGGCCTGAACGCGATGACCAACGGCGACGAGGGCGGGCAGGCCGGCGGCACCGACCTGGAGCAGCTGTGCTCGCGCGACAACCCCCAGCGCTTCGACGACCTGCGCTGCCGCAACCTGGCCTACGTCAACAGCATCCAGGGCTACTGGCAGGAGGCGTACCCGGAGTTGGGCAAGGGGAAGTACGAGCCGACCGACACCAACTACTTCCAGGCCGCCGTGAACACCGGCTGCGGTCAGGCCGACTCGGGCGTCGGCCCGTTCTACTGCCCCGCCGACCGGCAGGTCTACATCGACCTGGCCTTCTACGAGGAGTTGGCCTCCCGGTTCGGCGCCAAGGGCGAGTTCGCCCAGCCCTACGTGCTCGCCCACGAGTACGGCCACCACGTCCAGAACCTGCTCGGCACCAACGAGAAGGCCGGCCAGGGCGACCAGAGCGGCCCCCGCTCCGCGTCCGTGCGGCTGGAGTTGCAGGCCGACTGCTACGCCGGCGCCTGGGCCAAGCACGCCACCGAGACCAAGGACAAGACCGGCCAGGAACCGCTGTTCAAGTCGATCACCCCGGGCGACATCACCGAGGCACTGAAGGCCGCCGAGGCGATCGGCGACGACAGCATCCAGGAACGCTCCGGCGGGCAGGTCAACCCGGACTCGTTCACCCACGGCACCTCGCAGCAGCGGCAGCGCTGGTTCCAGCAGGGCCACGACAGCGGCGACCCGAAGACCTGCGACACCTTCGGCACCGACCAGCTCTGACACTGGCACCGGTCGCCGTTCGCGTCGATCATGGAGTTGTGGTGCCCGATATGGGCGGACGAGCGACCTTCGTCCACCACCACAACTCCATGATCGACGCGCGGAGGGCGCGGCGCGGGGCTGGGTCAGTTCAGCCTCGAGACCTGGTAGTGCGCGATGAGCCAGTCGTCGTCGATCCGCCGCAGCAGCACGCCCAGGTGCACCGTCAGCGCCGGACGGTCGGTGAAGCCGAACTCCACCTCCAGGTAGCCGAGGACCAGGTCGTCGGCGAGACGCCGGGTCTCCCGGATCTCATAGGCGGCGGTCAGGCCGAGCGGCTGGGCGGCGTAGTACGCGGCAACCCCGGCACGGCCGACGGCGTACGGGTGCAGCCCCTGAAAGATCGCGTCTTCGGTGAAGTACGACGCGACCCGGTCCGGTTCGTGGGCGTCGACCGCCGACTTCCACCGGTCGAGGACGGTACGCAGGATCTGCGCGTCGGACATGATGCTCTCCCTGAGGTGTTGCGGCCACGGGTTACCGGGGCGATGCGCCCATCCTCGGACCGTCGGCACATCAGCAGACCAGGAACGCCGGTTTCCCTCCGTCGAGCGCCGAGGTCAGTCGGGTGCCGGGTCGCGCAACCTGATCCGCACCGCACGAGCCGCGGCGACCACTGCCACGAGCACCGCGTGCCGAGGCTCCGGCACGTCGAGCAACCGCTCGGCCCGCAGCGGCACGAGCGGAGCCAACCGCCGATCGGCCAGCACCGTGTCCACCGCTTTCCGGTCGCCGCCGCAGACCATCGCCGTCAGCGCCGCCGCCTCCGGCAACAGCAGGCGTACGGCCAGGTCCGCCGCATCACCCAGCGCCGCCTTGGCCTGGTTGTCGCGACGCCGGGCGAACCGGTGCTGGGACCATCCCCCAGCCGCGGTGCGCCCCTGCACGTAGCGGGTGTCCACCTTGGAGACGACAAGGTCGGCGCCCTCGGCCACGCCGACGGCCACCGCGCCCTTGCGGGCCAGCAGCAGGCCGATCCGGCGGGGCGTCACGGCGGCGGCCACGAACCCGGGAACGTCACCGCTGACCGGCGCGCCGGGTGGGGCGTACAGCTCGGCGGTGGCCCCGTCCGCGGCGGTGAGCAGCAGGCCGTACTCCCGCTCGGTCGTGGTGTACGGGCCGTGCCGGTCGGCGAAGCCCTCGACCCAGCGCCCGACGCGGGCCGGGTCGACCTCCACCCACCGACCTCCCCCGGCTGCGGGTCGACTGGTCACCGCCCGACCGTACGGCACGACAACGCGGATCGGGCGGTCGGGCGCGGCGCTCAGCCCGGCAGCAGCGCGACCACCGCCAGCGCGGCGATGAGCGCGCTGGAGACCAGCCCGGTAATCAGCCGCCCGCGCGGCCCGGTCAGGGCCCGCCCGACCATCGTGCCGCCGCCCGCGACGAGCAGCTGCCAGCTCGCCGACGCCAGGAACACACCGGCCACGAACAGCGCCGCCGCGCCCGGGTCCGCGTCGGCGGTGTCCCGCCGACCGAGCACCAGCGCGCTGAAGTAGAGCACCGTCATCGGGTTCAGCAGGGTCAACCCGAGCAGCGCCGCGTAGGCCCGCCCGGGCGTGCTCAGACCCCGCCCGACGGGTGCCGTCGGCGTCCGCCGCGAGCGGTGGGTGGACCAGGTCCGCCACAGACCGTGCGCGGCGAGACCGAGCAGGACGACGGCGGCGACCACCCGCAACGGCCCGGCGACCGGCGCGATGATGCCGGCCAGGCTGGCACCCCCGAGCGTTGCGGCCGCCGCGTAGAGCCCGTCGGCCGTCGCCACCGCGAGCGCTGCGGCCGCACCGACCCGAAACGAGGTACGCGCACTCAGGCCCAGAATCAGGATCGCGATCGCGCCGACGGGGATGGCGACGCCGTAGCCGGCCACCAGACCGGCCAGGAACGCCCCGTTCACGGACGTCGGTGTCGGGTCGAGGCCCGTCCCCGGGCCGGCCGCTGTCGACGCACGGCGGTGGCCGCACGGACAGGGACCTGCATCGTGTACGCCTCAATCACACGCGCATCCTGCGCGCCGAACCCACGCCCGCGCCACCAGATTTCCCGCGGCCCGCGGCCGGCGCACTCCGCCCTGCCGCCCCACGTCCCCGCGCCGTGCACCCCGCACCCCGAGCCGTTCCGGCGCTGTCCCAAGCCCTCCTCGCGGGGGCTGCGACCAAGATTCGTGCAACTTCGGGGATGTTGCTGCCTCCGAGACGCCGGAGGCAGCAACATCGCTGATGTTGCGCGGATCTTGCCGGGTGGACGGGTGCGGCGGCGCGCGCGGCACGGGGGGCGGAACGCGTCGAGCGCGACGCCCCTGGGGGCATCGCGCTCGACGGGCAGAGCCGACCGGAGTCGGCTCAGACGTTGAAGCCGAGGGAACGGAGCTGGTCCCGACCCTCGTCAGTGATCTTGTCGGGGCCCCACGGCGGGAGCCACACCCAGTTGATTCGGATGTCGTTGACCAGGCCGCCGCCCGGGCCGGTGGTCAGCGCCTGCCGGGTCTGGTCCTCGATCACGTCGGTCAACGGGCAGGCCGCCGAGGTGAGCGTCATGTCCAGGGTGGCGACGTTTTCGTCGTCGACGTGCACGCCGTATACCAGACCCAGGTCGACGACGTTGATCCCGAGTTCCGGGTCGACGACGTCCTTCATGGCCTCTTCGATGTCGGCGATCATGGCCTTGCTGACGCCGGCCGTCGGTGCGTCGCCGGCCTCCGGCGTCGCGGTGGCGTCGGTCGTCACGGAGTCGACCTGCGACGCCGCGACGGCGTCACCGGCCTCCGGCGTCGCTTCGGTAGCCGTGTTCTCGCTCATGCCGTCCCTCCGCTTCGCTCCGTGACGCCGACAGGCGCCACGGTGCTGCAACAATGATTGGCTCGCTGACGCTCGATCACGCCTTCACCTCCGGGCTCGCGCCCACACCCGCGCGTGCCGCGGCGTCCTTGAACGCCATCCACGGCAGCAGTGCGCACTTGACCCGGGCGGGATAACGGGCCACACCCGCGAAGGCCACCCCGTCACCCAGCACGTCCTCGTCCGGCGTGACCTGACCACGTCCGGACATCAACTCCACGAACGCCTCGTGCACCTCGAATGCTTCCCGGGCACCCCGACCGCGCAGCAACTCGTGCAGGACGCTCGCCGAGGCCTGGCTGATCGAGCAGCCCATGCCGTCGTACGAGATGTCGTGCAGCACAGTGCCGTCGGTGGCCACCCGGACGGTGACCTCGTCGCCGCAGGTCGGGTTGACGTGGTGCGCCTCCTCGACCCGGTCGCCCGAGTCTTCGGCGTCGCGCAGACCGCGCCCGTGTGGGCGCTTGTAGTGGTCCAGGATGATCTCCTGGTAGAGCTGGTCGAGCTGCATCAGTCGAACACCTTCCGCACCTGCTCCAGACCGGCCACCAGAGCGTCGATCTCCTCGGTGGTGGTGTAGAGGTAGAACGAGGCCCGGGTCATGGCCGGGACGCCGAACCGGCTGCACACCGGCTTGGCACAGTGGTGACCCACCCGCACCTGCACGCCGAGCGAGTCGAGCACCTGACCCACGTCGTGCGGGTGCACGTCGCCGAGCGCGAACGAGATGGTGCCGCCCCGGCCAACCGGCACGGTCGGGCCGAAGATCCGAAGGTCCGGCACCGAGCCGAAGGCGTCCAGCGCGTACGCCGTCAGCTCCTTCTCGTGCCACTGGATGGCCCGCATCCCGACACCGGTCAGGTAGTCGACGGCAGCGCCGAGCGCGACCGCCTCGGCGATCGGCGGGGTGCCGGCCTCGAACCGGGCCGGCGGGGCGGCGAACGTCGATCGGGCCATGGTGACCGTCTCGATCATCGAGCCGCCGCCGAAGACCGGTGGCATGGCCGCGAGCAGCTCACCCCGGCCCCAGAGCACCCCGATGCCGGTCGGGCCGCACATCTTGTGGCCGGTGAACACGATGTAGTCGGCGTCCAGGTCGACCACGTCGATGGGCAGGTGCGGCACCGACTGCGAGCAGTCCAGCAACAGCAGCGCGCCCACCTCGCGGACCCGCGCGGTGATGCGGGAGGTCGCGTTGACAGTGCCGAGGATGTTCGACACGTGCACCAGCGAGACGATCTTCGTCCGTTCGGTGACCAGGTCCTCCAGGCCCGACTCGTCCAGTCGGCCCTGGTCGGTGACGGGGAACCAGCGCAGGGTCGCGCCGGTCCGTTCGCAGAGCAACTGCCACGGGACGATGTTCGAGTGGTGCTCCATCTCGGAGATCACCACCTCGTCGCCGGGGCCCAGGCGGAACCGCGGGTCCGCGTCCGGGCGCAGCGAGGCGTTCGAGAAGGCGTACGCCACGATGTTGATCGCCTCGGTGGAGTTCTTGGTGAAGACCACCTCGTCGACGCTGGGCGCGTTGATGAACGCGGCGATCTTCGCCCGCGCCCCCTCGTACGCCTCGGTGGCCTCGGTGCCCAGGGTGTGCACCGACCGCGAGACGTTGGCGTTGTGCCGCGCGTAGTGCTCGTCGAGAACGTCGAGCACCTGGCGGGGTTTGTGCGAGGTGTTGGCGCTGTCGAGGTAGACCAGCGGGTGCCCGTTGACCTCGCGATCCAGGATCGGGAAGTCGGCGCGTACCCGGGCCACGTCGAAACGCGGCACGTCGTCGTACTGCGGCATCCCCTCGGGGATCGCGATGCTGGTCATCTCGGCAGCGCCTCTCCCGCTCAGGCCTTGGCCGTGCCGGCCCCGGCGGCGTACCGCTCGTAGCCCTCGGCCTCGAGCTTGTCGGCCAGCTCCGGGCCGCCCTGCTCGACGATCCGGCCGGCGATGAACACGTGCACGAAGTCCGGCTTGATGTAGCGCAGGATCCGCGTGTAGTGGGTGATCAGCAGCACGCCGGTGTCGCCGTCGTCGCGGACCCGGTTGACGCCCTCGCTGACCACGCGCAGCGCGTCCACGTCGAGGCCCGAGTCGGTCTCGTCGAGGATGGCGATCTTCGGCTTGAGCAGCTCCAGCTGGACGATCTCGTGCCGCTTCTTCTCACCACCGGAGAAGCCCTCGTTGACGTTGCGCTGGGCGAACGCCGGGTCCATCTGCAGGCGCTCCATCGCGCCGCGCAGCTCGCCACCCCAGGTGCGCAGCTTCGGTGCCTCGCCGTCGATGGCGGTCTTCGCGGTGCGCAGGAAGTTGGCCACCGAGACGCCGGGCACCTCGACCGGGTACTGCATGGCCAGGAAGAGGCCGGCGCGGGCCCGCTCGTCGACAGTCATGGCGAGCACGTCCTCGCCGTCGAGGGTCACCGTGCCGCCGGTGATCTCGTACTTGGGGTGACCGGCGATCGAGTACGCCAGGGTCGACTTGCCGGAGCCGTTCGGGCCCATGATCGCGTGGGTCTCGCCGGACTTCACGGTCAGGTCGACGCCGGACAGGATCGGCTTGAGCTCACCCTCGGGCAGCTTGACCGACACCTTCAGGTCGCGGATCTCCAGGGTGCTCATTATCGGGTCACTCCATTACTCGGCGTCAGGCTGAGGTAGATGTCGCCGTCGCGGACTTCGACGGGGTAGACGGGGACGGGTTCGGTGGCGGGCAGCCCGGTCGGCTCACCGGTGCGCAGGTCGAAGCGCGAGCCGTGCAACCAGCACTCCAGCGTGCAGCCGTCGACCTCGCCCTCGGAGAGGGCGACCGAGGCGTGCGAGCACTCGTCGTACACGGCGTAGAAGTTGCCGTCCTCGCCGTGCACCAGGGCGATCGACGTGCCGTCGACGTCCGCGCTGATGGCGGTGCCCTTCGGTACGTCCTCGGTGGAGCAGATCCGGATCATCAGGCGCCCGCCTTGGTCAGCCGGGCCTCGATCGCGTCGCCCAGGCGCTCGCGCAGGGACTCCACCGGGATCTTGTTGATCAGCTCGGCGAAGAAGCCGCGGACCACCAGGCGGCGGGCCTCGCTCTCCGGGATACCCCGGGCCATCAGGTAGAAGAGCTGCTCGTCGTCGAAGCGGCCGGTCGCGCTGGCGTGGCCGGCGCCGGCGATCTCGCCGGTCTCGATCTCCAGATTGGGTACGGAGTCCGCCCGAGCGCCTTCGGTGAGCAGCAGGTTCCGGTTGATCTCGTACGTGTCGGTGCCGGTCGCCTCGGCGCGGATCAGCACGTCGCCCACCCAGACGGTGTGCGCGTCCTCGCCCTGCAGGGCGCCCCGGTAGCCGACGTAGCTGCGGCAGTCCGGCACGGAGTGGTCGACCAGCTGCCGGTGCTCCAGGTGCTGACCGGAGTCGGCGAAGTAGACGCCGTACAGCTCGGCCTCGCCACCCCGACCGGTGTATTCCACGCTGGTGAACTGCCGGACGAGGTCACCACCGAGGGTGACCTGGATGTGCACGACCCGGGCGTCGCGGCCCAGCTTCACCTGGATGTGCTGCGCCTGGACCGCGTCGGAGGCCCAGTCGGCGATCGTGACCAGGGTCAGCTTCGCGCCGTCGGCGACGAACACCTCGACGTTGTCGGCCAGCGTGGCCGAGCCCTCCTGGGAGAGCACGACAGTGGCCTCCGCGAACCGACCCACCTGGACCTGGGTCCGGGCGAAGGCCAGCTCCTCGGGGTACGCGCCCAGCAGTCGGACGATCACCGCGTCGGACACCACCGCGTCGGCGGCCACCTCGACCAGCGTGACCCGCGCGGCACCGCCGTGCGCCAGTGCGCTGATCCGGTCGGTCGGCACCGGCGCGGACGCGACGCTGGCGTCACTCGGCTCGACGAGCCGCACCGACACCCCGGCCGGCAGGTCCGGGTGCTCGATGGTGACGCCCCGGCCGGTGGCGGCGGAGGTGTCCGCCGTGGCCAGGCCGCGGAGGCGCTTGAGCGGGGTGAAACGCCACTCCTCCTCCAGGCCGGTGAGGGCCGGGAAGTCGGCGACGTCGTACGAGCGCAGCGCCTGCGACTTGGTGCTGGGTGGCGCGGAAGCCTGGGTAGTCATTTCTTCCTTGGTCTGTCTGTTCCGTGGCGACGAGGTGGGGTCCTGGTGTGGCGGGCCGAGGTTCCCGGCCCGCCACGCGGGAGCGGCGGCGTCAGCCGACC
This portion of the Micromonospora zamorensis genome encodes:
- the sufD gene encoding Fe-S cluster assembly protein SufD, coding for MTTQASAPPSTKSQALRSYDVADFPALTGLEEEWRFTPLKRLRGLATADTSAATGRGVTIEHPDLPAGVSVRLVEPSDASVASAPVPTDRISALAHGGAARVTLVEVAADAVVSDAVIVRLLGAYPEELAFARTQVQVGRFAEATVVLSQEGSATLADNVEVFVADGAKLTLVTIADWASDAVQAQHIQVKLGRDARVVHIQVTLGGDLVRQFTSVEYTGRGGEAELYGVYFADSGQHLEHRQLVDHSVPDCRSYVGYRGALQGEDAHTVWVGDVLIRAEATGTDTYEINRNLLLTEGARADSVPNLEIETGEIAGAGHASATGRFDDEQLFYLMARGIPESEARRLVVRGFFAELINKIPVESLRERLGDAIEARLTKAGA
- the sufC gene encoding Fe-S cluster assembly ATPase SufC, producing the protein MSTLEIRDLKVSVKLPEGELKPILSGVDLTVKSGETHAIMGPNGSGKSTLAYSIAGHPKYEITGGTVTLDGEDVLAMTVDERARAGLFLAMQYPVEVPGVSVANFLRTAKTAIDGEAPKLRTWGGELRGAMERLQMDPAFAQRNVNEGFSGGEKKRHEIVQLELLKPKIAILDETDSGLDVDALRVVSEGVNRVRDDGDTGVLLITHYTRILRYIKPDFVHVFIAGRIVEQGGPELADKLEAEGYERYAAGAGTAKA
- a CDS encoding non-heme iron oxygenase ferredoxin subunit codes for the protein MIRICSTEDVPKGTAISADVDGTSIALVHGEDGNFYAVYDECSHASVALSEGEVDGCTLECWLHGSRFDLRTGEPTGLPATEPVPVYPVEVRDGDIYLSLTPSNGVTR